Proteins from a genomic interval of Chionomys nivalis chromosome 7, mChiNiv1.1, whole genome shotgun sequence:
- the Nudt16l1 gene encoding tudor-interacting repair regulator protein, with amino-acid sequence MRVDWACVSWAESRMLIWAVGLERIKMSTTTVPELKQISREEAMRLGPGWSHSCHAMLYAANPGQLFGRIPMRFSVLMQMRFDGLLGFPGGFVDRRFWSLEDGLNRVLGLGLGGLRLTEADYLSSHLTEGPQRVVAHLYARQLTLEQLHAVEISAVHSRDHGLEVLGLVRVPLYTQKDRVGGFPNFLSNAFVSTAKYQLLFALKVLNMMPSEKLAEALASATEKQKKALEKLLPASS; translated from the exons ATGCGCGTGGATTGGGCCTGTGTGTCGTGGGCGGAGTCGCGCATGCTCATTTGGGCGGTGGGCCTGGAGCGTATCAAGATGTCGACCACGACGGTTCCGGAGCTGAAGCAGATCAGCCGGGAGGAAGCAATGCGCTTGGGACCCGGCTGGAGCCACTCTTGCCACGCCATGTTGTATGCCGCCAACCCCGGGCAGCTCTTCGGTCGTATTCCCATGCGGTTCTCAGTGCTG ATGCAGATGCGCTTCGACGGGCTGCTGGGCTTCCCCGGGGGTTTTGTGGACCGGCGCTTCTGGTCACTGGAGGATGGCTTGAACCGTGTGCTGGGTCTGGGCCTGGGCGGCCTGCGCCTTACCGAAGCTGACTACCTGAGCTCACACCTGACTGAGGGTCCACAACGCGTGGTGGCACATCTGTATGCACGGCAGCTGACACTGGAGCAGCTGCATGCTGTGGAGATTAGCGCTGTGCACTCGCGGGACCACGGTCTGGAG GTGCTGGGCCTTGTTCGTGTCCCACTGTACACCCAGAAGGATCGAGTAGGAGGCTTTCCTAACTTCCTGAGCAATGCCTTTGTCAGCACTGCCAAGTACCAGCTCCTATTTGCCCTTAAGGTACTCAACATGATGCCCTCGGAAAAGCTGGCCGAGGCCTTAGCCTcggccacagagaaacagaagaaggcCCTAGAAAAGCTGCTCCCGGCCTCATCCTGA